Proteins encoded within one genomic window of Leptolyngbya sp. FACHB-261:
- the hetZ gene encoding heterocyst differentiation protein HetZ, whose product MNLPKPDHSDDHPSRGICLVVEATYQLLYRELKAATSASERDCRLVAERLAAEVDRICQESKRIQASGEVRTWEIALARHRLKQCLGYYRLGSKQGRVELHSTLSAVIYRYIAPPQSRLGYQARCALIDDFLQSFYIEAFNAFRRETGLGPEYSPRTLLELAEYMAFVERYGKRRIPLPGRRSQQLIILRAQTFSQQQPPETAIDIEQATEASRTDGAEGSNWLPSSAAQVREQMTSIEPDSSEDSLRDKVVEELLAYLEKRGQTDCADYFALRLKDLPTAEIEEILGLTPRQRDYLQQRFKYHLIRFALSHRWELVHQWLEADLERNLGLTSRQWQEFTAVLGEDQTQILDLKREKLADDVIARKLGCTVNQLQKKWFHLLEQAWEIRNNASSGTEAAVDE is encoded by the coding sequence GTGAATTTACCGAAGCCGGATCACAGCGACGATCATCCATCACGGGGAATCTGCCTAGTCGTGGAGGCTACCTACCAGCTTTTATACCGGGAACTCAAAGCCGCGACGAGCGCCTCAGAGCGCGACTGTCGCTTGGTTGCTGAGCGGCTTGCGGCTGAAGTCGACCGGATTTGTCAGGAGAGTAAGCGCATTCAAGCTTCTGGGGAAGTCCGTACTTGGGAAATTGCCCTCGCTCGTCACCGCCTCAAGCAATGCTTGGGCTACTACCGCTTAGGCTCTAAGCAGGGCCGTGTCGAATTACACAGCACGCTAAGCGCTGTTATTTACCGCTATATCGCGCCGCCTCAGTCTCGGCTGGGTTATCAAGCTCGCTGCGCGCTCATCGATGACTTTCTACAAAGCTTCTATATTGAAGCCTTCAATGCCTTTCGTCGAGAAACTGGCTTGGGACCGGAGTATAGCCCTCGGACCTTGCTAGAGCTAGCCGAGTACATGGCCTTTGTCGAGCGATATGGCAAGCGGCGTATTCCCCTGCCAGGACGGCGTTCACAACAGCTCATCATCCTGCGAGCCCAAACTTTTTCGCAGCAACAACCACCCGAAACTGCGATCGACATCGAGCAGGCTACAGAAGCTAGCCGAACTGACGGCGCTGAAGGCAGCAATTGGCTTCCTTCCTCTGCGGCTCAGGTCCGCGAGCAGATGACCTCGATTGAGCCAGACTCCAGTGAAGATTCACTACGCGACAAAGTCGTGGAAGAGCTGCTGGCCTACCTGGAGAAACGAGGCCAAACCGACTGCGCCGACTACTTCGCTCTGCGTCTAAAGGACCTGCCCACTGCAGAAATCGAGGAAATCCTGGGCTTGACCCCACGCCAACGCGATTACCTACAACAGCGTTTCAAGTACCACCTGATTCGCTTCGCTCTCTCGCATCGCTGGGAACTGGTTCACCAGTGGCTAGAAGCTGATCTGGAGCGAAATCTTGGGCTAACATCACGGCAGTGGCAGGAGTTTACTGCTGTGCTCGGCGAAGATCAGACCCAAATCCTGGATCTCAAACGTGAGAAGTTGGCGGATGATGTCATCGCTCGCAAGCTGGGCTGCACGGTGAACCAGCTTCAGAAGAAGTGGTTCCACTTGCTGGAGCAAGCCTGGGAAATTCGTAACAATGCATCCTCCGGAACTGAGGCGGCAGTGGATGAATAG
- a CDS encoding ABC transporter permease: protein MTSPDTTVSRSPWARGSRVLSGQTTAYVVKRLLQAVLTLWLVSLLSFFMIQLAPGNYLDTLKLEPTIDPQTIEQLTQQFGLDKPIWEQYTRWLWQALHGNLGTSFSYRIPAATLIGQRVLNTLLLAISSIIVTWGVAIPLGIFCAVNQNRWIDRTIQLLSYTLQGFPSFIAALLFLVIAQNTPLFPVGGMTSISFAELSPLGKVLDIAWHMILPTLALSVTSFAGLQRLTRGNLLDVLRQNYIQTARAKGLSENRVIYFHALRNAINPLVTLLGFEFASLLSGAFIAETLFNWPGLGKLILQAVQQKDLYVVMASLLIGAAMLVIGNLLADLLLKAVDPRISLDKLD, encoded by the coding sequence ATGACCTCTCCTGATACGACGGTTAGCCGCAGTCCTTGGGCTAGGGGTAGCCGGGTCCTTTCAGGGCAAACTACTGCCTATGTCGTCAAGCGCCTGTTGCAAGCGGTGCTAACGCTATGGCTGGTTTCGCTGCTGAGCTTTTTCATGATTCAGCTGGCACCGGGTAACTACCTGGACACACTGAAGCTAGAACCAACCATCGATCCTCAAACTATTGAGCAACTGACCCAGCAGTTTGGCCTAGATAAGCCCATTTGGGAGCAGTACACCCGCTGGCTCTGGCAAGCACTGCACGGTAATCTTGGCACCAGCTTCAGCTACCGTATCCCGGCTGCAACGCTGATTGGTCAACGAGTGCTCAATACACTGCTGCTGGCGATCTCCTCAATCATCGTGACTTGGGGTGTGGCGATTCCTTTAGGGATTTTTTGCGCTGTGAATCAGAACCGCTGGATTGACCGCACAATTCAGCTTCTGAGTTACACCTTGCAAGGCTTTCCCAGTTTCATTGCTGCACTGCTATTTCTAGTGATTGCTCAGAACACACCCCTGTTTCCAGTGGGGGGCATGACCAGCATTAGCTTCGCTGAGCTTTCGCCGCTTGGCAAAGTGCTAGACATTGCCTGGCATATGATTTTGCCTACATTAGCGCTGAGCGTGACTAGCTTTGCCGGTTTGCAACGCCTCACCCGAGGCAACCTGCTGGACGTACTGCGACAGAACTACATTCAGACGGCTCGTGCCAAGGGGTTGTCTGAGAACCGGGTTATTTACTTTCACGCTCTCCGCAATGCGATCAATCCCCTGGTGACACTTCTGGGCTTTGAATTTGCCAGTTTGCTTAGCGGTGCCTTCATTGCAGAAACGCTGTTCAACTGGCCTGGGCTTGGCAAACTGATCCTGCAAGCTGTCCAGCAGAAAGACCTCTACGTCGTCATGGCGTCTTTGCTAATTGGGGCTGCCATGCTGGTTATTGGCAATTTGCTGGCCGATCTTTTGCTCAAAGCTGTGGACCCGCGCATCAGTCTGGACAAGCTGGATTGA
- a CDS encoding adenine phosphoribosyltransferase translates to MDLQALVRDIPDFPKAGILFRDITTLLRDAKGLRQLVNDLAQAFEGQKIDYVVGAESRGFIVGAPLAYCLGAGFVPVRKPGKLPGAVYSYEYALEYGTDRLEMHQDAFEPDSQVLVVDDLIATGGTALATAKLVERAGGRLVGFGFIIELSALDGRKQLPAQVPIVSLITY, encoded by the coding sequence ATGGACCTTCAAGCCCTTGTCCGCGATATTCCAGATTTTCCCAAGGCAGGCATCCTTTTCCGGGACATTACTACGCTTTTACGGGATGCTAAGGGCTTGCGCCAGTTAGTGAACGATTTAGCTCAAGCTTTTGAGGGCCAGAAGATCGATTATGTTGTCGGTGCTGAGTCCCGAGGGTTTATTGTAGGAGCGCCGCTGGCCTACTGCCTGGGCGCTGGCTTTGTGCCGGTGCGCAAACCTGGCAAGTTGCCTGGAGCCGTGTATAGCTACGAATATGCGCTCGAATATGGCACTGACCGCCTGGAGATGCACCAGGATGCATTTGAGCCCGATAGCCAGGTGCTCGTGGTAGATGACTTGATTGCCACGGGTGGAACAGCCTTAGCAACTGCCAAGCTTGTAGAGAGGGCTGGAGGCCGTCTGGTAGGCTTTGGTTTTATCATCGAGCTGTCGGCCTTGGATGGGCGTAAGCAGTTGCCCGCTCAGGTACCGATTGTCTCTCTCATTACCTACTGA
- a CDS encoding DUF3038 domain-containing protein, whose product MQVNSSTDFADNQEPSALFETLPELSGLPAECPRRTRIQLDLLLLSIESVERLGAEAMLYAAKDLQLQHLIKNRVVLWRLRSTSPYRRQTQRRPLSLDEAKALTLVTCYLARRLTVLIRQLLLAQQQLNEQGLGVEQHFRLNDYLERFRSYFRKRMQPRRLMDDAKLNEMAIELLNKLLLCSGTAGPARLWASLFDGEVE is encoded by the coding sequence ATGCAGGTAAATAGTTCTACAGACTTTGCAGACAACCAGGAGCCAAGCGCACTCTTTGAGACGCTGCCGGAACTGAGTGGCCTGCCCGCCGAATGTCCACGGCGCACAAGAATTCAGCTAGATCTGCTTCTGCTTAGTATTGAGTCGGTCGAGCGACTCGGCGCTGAAGCCATGCTCTATGCAGCGAAAGACCTCCAGCTTCAGCATTTGATTAAAAATCGGGTGGTTCTCTGGCGTCTGCGCAGTACGAGTCCTTACCGCCGCCAGACGCAACGCCGTCCCCTGAGTCTGGATGAAGCCAAAGCCCTGACGCTTGTGACCTGCTATCTGGCGCGTCGCCTGACTGTGCTCATCCGTCAGCTTCTCCTCGCTCAACAGCAACTGAATGAGCAGGGGCTGGGGGTGGAGCAGCATTTCCGCCTCAACGACTACCTAGAACGCTTTCGCAGCTATTTCCGCAAGCGAATGCAACCGCGACGCCTGATGGACGATGCCAAGTTGAATGAGATGGCCATTGAGCTTTTGAACAAGTTGCTGTTGTGCAGCGGCACAGCCGGACCTGCTCGTCTGTGGGCTTCCTTGTTCGACGGTGAGGTGGAGTAG
- a CDS encoding DUF4335 domain-containing protein: MLTLVRTYNLPNCTLTLEGIAAPNNAYSERPPLSILTNFECNFLGLNSPLSGNRELLEALNSAVSQYAQSLLSGVSGPSKPSLVRVERQGLDRHVLTLRQPPQDGSPNGTTAPTDQQAEQRLELSTVQLFDLVEALDQLGADTQTLPELQPHFTPVSRRYSPHRAKPVEQAAPALFGLTGLAVAAVAFFFVPIPNVRPPEPVPSQTSSSTATPVPTPTATAPPTISDSQAISSLRQQIYDEIDKAWRTTPTFRSDLTYRLSVNANGLLTGYRALDANSEQFVRDTPLQSLLYVPVPTPNATPSPVETSSTSQEPTAQFEATFTPDGKLSVEPYTEPATSESETATPAASP; encoded by the coding sequence ATGCTCACTCTAGTCCGCACCTACAACCTGCCCAACTGCACCCTGACCTTGGAGGGTATTGCTGCTCCGAATAATGCCTATTCTGAGCGCCCTCCTCTATCGATCCTGACTAACTTTGAGTGCAATTTCTTAGGGTTGAACTCGCCGTTGTCGGGTAATCGGGAACTGCTAGAAGCCTTGAACTCAGCCGTCAGTCAGTACGCCCAGAGCTTACTAAGCGGCGTGTCTGGCCCTAGCAAACCGAGTTTAGTCAGAGTAGAGCGCCAGGGACTCGACCGGCACGTTCTGACCCTCAGGCAACCACCACAGGACGGTAGCCCAAACGGCACAACCGCTCCAACCGATCAGCAGGCTGAGCAACGGCTTGAACTGAGCACAGTGCAACTGTTCGATTTAGTCGAGGCGCTAGATCAGCTGGGCGCCGATACGCAAACGTTGCCGGAACTTCAGCCTCACTTCACACCAGTTTCTAGACGTTACTCACCTCATCGCGCCAAGCCGGTTGAGCAGGCGGCTCCTGCTTTGTTCGGACTGACTGGCCTAGCGGTGGCAGCTGTCGCCTTCTTCTTTGTCCCCATTCCCAACGTCAGGCCACCTGAGCCAGTCCCTTCCCAAACCTCCTCTAGCACAGCCACACCAGTCCCTACACCGACTGCCACCGCTCCGCCTACCATTAGTGATTCCCAAGCGATCAGCAGCCTGCGTCAGCAGATCTACGACGAGATTGACAAAGCTTGGAGAACGACCCCGACTTTCCGCAGCGATCTCACCTACCGGCTCTCGGTCAATGCCAATGGCTTACTGACTGGCTACCGAGCTCTGGATGCAAACTCGGAGCAGTTTGTCAGAGATACGCCTTTACAATCCCTGCTCTACGTACCGGTGCCTACGCCCAATGCCACTCCCTCACCCGTTGAGACGTCCTCAACCTCGCAGGAGCCAACCGCACAGTTCGAAGCCACGTTCACACCGGACGGCAAGCTGAGTGTAGAACCCTACACGGAACCGGCTACAAGCGAAAGCGAGACTGCGACACCA